In the genome of Bradyrhizobium arachidis, one region contains:
- a CDS encoding DUF1127 domain-containing protein, translating to MSTLTHNSMTNHHAPGLIQQIGETLHVWHERYRTRRELTNWTARDLHDVGLSWSDIAYEAEKPFWRA from the coding sequence ATGTCCACGTTGACCCACAATTCGATGACAAATCATCATGCACCCGGGCTGATCCAGCAGATCGGCGAGACGCTGCACGTCTGGCACGAGCGCTACCGGACCCGGCGCGAGCTCACCAACTGGACCGCCCGCGATCTCCACGATGTCGGGCTGTCGTGGTCGGACATTGCCTACGAGGCTGAGAAACCCTTCTGGCGGGCCTGA
- a CDS encoding enoyl-CoA hydratase, producing MSSETTIDTGTNELLCVIRDRVAVITLNRPDARNSLSDTLTPALRTMIRTCGESPDVGALLLTGAGEAFCAGGNVKGMGAHRDPKKLEMSFDDKVADLQERQRLLTGALVSVRKPTIAALPGPAVGAGLAIAMACDIRIAAESAFVATGYARVALSGDYGIAWLLTRLVGTARARELMFTGDRVDAARAETIGLVNRVVPDDKLQAEAFALAKSLAEGPRLALRYMKDNLDEALLFDFETARDHEAERLIRLTTTADHKEAVQAFIEKRKAVFTGK from the coding sequence ATGAGCAGCGAAACCACCATCGACACCGGCACCAATGAACTCCTCTGCGTTATCCGCGACCGCGTCGCCGTAATCACGCTGAACCGGCCGGATGCGCGCAATTCGCTGTCGGACACGCTGACGCCGGCGCTGCGCACGATGATCCGGACCTGTGGCGAAAGCCCTGATGTCGGCGCGCTGCTGCTCACCGGCGCGGGCGAGGCGTTCTGCGCCGGCGGCAACGTCAAGGGCATGGGCGCGCATCGCGACCCGAAGAAGCTCGAAATGTCGTTCGACGACAAGGTCGCCGATCTCCAGGAGCGGCAGCGGCTGCTCACCGGCGCGCTGGTGTCGGTGCGCAAGCCGACCATCGCCGCCCTGCCCGGCCCCGCGGTCGGCGCCGGGCTCGCCATCGCCATGGCCTGCGACATCCGCATCGCCGCGGAATCGGCCTTCGTCGCCACCGGCTATGCGCGCGTTGCGCTGTCAGGCGATTACGGCATCGCCTGGCTGCTCACGCGCCTCGTCGGCACCGCGCGGGCGCGCGAATTGATGTTCACCGGCGACCGCGTCGATGCCGCGCGCGCCGAGACAATCGGCCTCGTCAACCGCGTCGTGCCCGACGACAAGCTGCAGGCCGAAGCTTTCGCGCTGGCCAAATCGCTCGCCGAAGGCCCGCGCCTCGCGCTGCGCTACATGAAGGATAATCTCGACGAAGCCCTGCTGTTCGACTTCGAGACCGCCAGGGATCACGAGGCCGAACGGCTGATCCGCCTGACCACGACCGCCGATCACAAGGAGGCGGTGCAGGCCTTCATCGAGAAGCGGAAAGCGGTGTTCACGGGGAAGTAG
- a CDS encoding Rieske (2Fe-2S) protein: MARHVIAAVDELPPGTRKFLEIDGRPIAVFNIKGEYFGLMNRCPHQGAALCEGPLIGLAQSSNPGEIEYTKLGEIIRCPWHGWEFDIRTGQSYCDPRRFRVKAYSAHVEPGASVVKGPYVAETIPVKVESDYVVVEL, encoded by the coding sequence ATGGCGCGGCATGTGATCGCCGCGGTCGATGAGCTTCCGCCCGGCACACGAAAATTTCTGGAGATCGACGGCCGGCCGATCGCGGTCTTCAACATCAAGGGCGAATATTTCGGCCTGATGAACCGGTGCCCGCATCAGGGCGCGGCGCTGTGCGAGGGTCCGCTGATCGGCCTCGCGCAGTCGAGCAATCCCGGCGAGATCGAATACACCAAGCTCGGCGAGATCATCCGCTGCCCCTGGCACGGCTGGGAGTTCGATATCCGCACCGGCCAGTCCTATTGCGACCCCCGCCGCTTCCGCGTGAAAGCGTATTCGGCCCATGTCGAGCCCGGCGCGAGCGTGGTGAAGGGGCCGTATGTCGCCGAGACGATTCCGGTGAAGGTCGAGAGCGACTACGTGGTGGTGGAGCTGTAA
- a CDS encoding amidohydrolase family protein encodes MASLIAGGVDCDVHPAVPHLTSLLPYLSDYWRDQVTTRGMVDLVSQSYPKNSPIVARPDWRPETGKPGESLEDMQRHVLDPFQLKLAICNPLYGVQMVFSEDMQAAFCRALNDWLVKEWLDRDSRLRGSIVIPTQSVEKSVAEIERCAPDKRFVQVLMLVMGDTPLGKRALWPIYEAAERLELAVGIHAGSAYHNPPTSVGWGSYHIEDYVGQAQAFQTQLTSLIVEGVFAKYPRLKMVMLESGVSWIAPYLWRLHKFWRGVRMETPWVDRAPLEIVRSNIRFSLQPFDAPPEPETLIRLFDHMQSGELVLFSTDYPHWQFDGQDALPEGLSPDLVRKIMIDNPHATYPRLT; translated from the coding sequence ATGGCGTCCCTGATCGCCGGCGGGGTGGATTGCGATGTGCATCCAGCCGTGCCGCATCTGACCAGCCTACTGCCGTACCTGAGCGACTATTGGCGCGATCAGGTGACGACGCGCGGCATGGTCGATCTCGTCTCGCAATCCTACCCGAAGAACTCGCCGATCGTGGCGCGCCCTGACTGGCGTCCCGAGACTGGCAAGCCGGGCGAAAGCCTCGAGGACATGCAGCGCCATGTGCTCGATCCCTTCCAGCTCAAGCTTGCCATCTGCAATCCGCTTTACGGCGTGCAGATGGTGTTTTCCGAGGACATGCAGGCCGCCTTCTGCCGCGCGCTGAACGACTGGCTCGTCAAGGAGTGGCTCGATCGCGATTCGCGGCTGCGCGGCTCGATCGTGATCCCGACGCAGAGCGTCGAGAAATCAGTCGCCGAGATCGAGCGCTGCGCGCCGGACAAGCGCTTCGTACAGGTGCTGATGCTCGTGATGGGCGACACCCCGCTCGGCAAGCGCGCGCTGTGGCCGATCTACGAGGCCGCGGAACGGCTGGAACTTGCCGTCGGCATCCATGCCGGTTCCGCCTATCACAATCCGCCGACCTCGGTCGGCTGGGGTTCCTATCACATCGAGGATTATGTCGGTCAGGCCCAGGCGTTCCAGACCCAGCTCACCAGCCTGATCGTCGAGGGCGTGTTCGCAAAGTATCCGCGGCTGAAAATGGTGATGCTGGAATCCGGCGTCTCCTGGATCGCGCCTTATCTCTGGCGCCTGCACAAGTTCTGGCGCGGGGTGCGGATGGAGACGCCCTGGGTCGATCGCGCGCCGCTGGAGATTGTGCGCAGCAACATCCGCTTCTCTTTACAGCCTTTTGATGCGCCGCCGGAGCCTGAGACATTAATTCGCCTGTTTGATCATATGCAGTCCGGCGAATTGGTCCTATTCTCCACGGACTATCCGCACTGGCAGTTCGATGGCCAGGACGCGCTGCCCGAGGGTCTGTCCCCCGATCTCGTGCGCAAGATCATGATCGACAATCCGCATGCAACCTATCCCCGCCTGACGTGA
- a CDS encoding amidohydrolase family protein, protein MNIQFRENQEAASPLTTKSAIADCDIHPARATRTELYPYLAKRWQHHLEIYGVHAYQGMMEGPPYPKAQPNASRRDAYPPEGGPQGSSLSFMQEQLLDPNNVQLGVLNPLNTGQGIRNHELSAALCSAINDWQIDKWTSKDKRLKASIVVGNEDGLSAAAEIRERAGDKNFVQVLLLSRNVEPLGQRRYWPIYQAAEEAGLPVGVHAFGFGGNPITPSGWPSYYIEEMVGHSQCQQSALASLVLEGVFERFPKLKMVMIEAGFGWAPSLAWRLDKAWQRLRSEVPHVKRPPSEYIREQVWWTTQPMEDPERREDLFDVIKWIGWDRLLFATDYPHWDYDEPSRVLPAGVSEANREAFYLGNAKKLYGIN, encoded by the coding sequence ATGAATATCCAGTTCCGCGAGAACCAAGAAGCCGCTTCCCCCCTGACGACGAAAAGCGCGATCGCGGATTGCGACATCCATCCGGCCCGCGCCACCCGCACCGAGCTTTACCCGTATCTCGCCAAACGCTGGCAGCATCATCTCGAAATCTATGGCGTCCATGCCTATCAGGGCATGATGGAAGGCCCGCCCTATCCGAAAGCCCAGCCCAACGCCTCGCGCCGCGATGCCTATCCGCCGGAAGGCGGGCCGCAGGGCTCCTCGCTCTCCTTCATGCAGGAGCAATTGCTCGATCCCAACAATGTGCAGCTGGGCGTGCTCAATCCGCTCAACACCGGGCAGGGCATCCGCAATCACGAGCTTTCGGCCGCGCTGTGCTCGGCGATCAACGACTGGCAGATCGACAAATGGACCAGCAAGGACAAGCGACTGAAGGCGTCGATCGTCGTCGGCAATGAGGACGGCCTGTCGGCCGCCGCGGAAATCCGCGAGCGTGCCGGCGACAAGAATTTCGTGCAGGTTCTCTTACTCAGTCGCAACGTCGAGCCGCTCGGCCAGCGCCGCTATTGGCCGATCTACCAGGCCGCGGAAGAGGCCGGCCTTCCTGTCGGCGTGCACGCCTTCGGCTTCGGCGGCAACCCGATCACGCCGTCGGGCTGGCCGTCCTATTACATCGAGGAGATGGTGGGGCACTCGCAGTGCCAGCAATCGGCGCTGGCGAGCCTCGTGCTGGAAGGCGTGTTCGAACGCTTCCCCAAGCTGAAGATGGTGATGATCGAGGCCGGCTTCGGCTGGGCGCCGTCGCTGGCGTGGCGGCTCGACAAGGCCTGGCAGCGGCTGCGCAGTGAGGTGCCGCATGTGAAGCGGCCGCCGTCCGAATATATCCGCGAGCAGGTGTGGTGGACGACGCAGCCGATGGAGGATCCGGAGCGGCGCGAGGATCTGTTCGATGTCATCAAATGGATCGGTTGGGACCGGCTCTTGTTCGCGACTGACTATCCGCATTGGGATTATGACGAGCCGTCGCGCGTCTTGCCGGCAGGCGTGAGCGAAGCCAACCGCGAGGCGTTCTATCTCGGCAATGCCAAGAAGTTGTACGGGATTAATTGA
- a CDS encoding LysR family transcriptional regulator, which translates to MRIDPSDLATFLAIARHRSFRAAATELGVTPSALSHGLRNIEERLGLRLVNRTTRSVALTEVGERLFARITPAFRDIDDALEDLNNFRGKPAGTLRFTAARQSAQLVLLPIVTRFLNEFPDVSVEIVINDALIDMVAAGFDAGVRFGETIAADMIAVPIGPRHRFAVVGAPAFFKSRKAPSTPHDLKGLPCIRYRFTSGALYHWEFERGGIELAIDVTGPLTMNDQDLMVDAALDGIGLAYVFEQQVEGLLAKRKLVRVLADWCPAYPGFFLYYPSRRQLPAALRAFVDFAQAPAK; encoded by the coding sequence ATGCGGATCGACCCGTCCGACCTCGCGACCTTCCTCGCCATCGCCCGCCACCGCAGTTTTCGCGCGGCGGCGACCGAGCTCGGCGTCACGCCATCGGCGCTGTCGCACGGCTTGCGCAATATCGAGGAGCGCCTCGGCCTGCGGCTCGTCAACCGCACCACCCGCAGCGTCGCGCTCACTGAGGTCGGCGAGCGCCTGTTCGCCCGCATCACGCCGGCCTTCCGCGATATCGACGACGCGCTGGAAGACCTCAACAATTTCCGCGGCAAGCCCGCCGGGACGCTGCGCTTTACCGCCGCGCGCCAGTCGGCGCAGCTCGTGCTGCTGCCGATCGTGACGCGCTTCCTGAATGAATTCCCCGACGTCAGCGTCGAGATCGTCATCAACGATGCCCTGATCGACATGGTCGCGGCCGGCTTCGATGCCGGCGTGCGTTTTGGTGAGACCATTGCCGCCGACATGATCGCGGTGCCGATCGGCCCGCGGCACCGTTTTGCGGTTGTCGGCGCGCCCGCCTTCTTCAAATCGCGCAAGGCGCCAAGCACGCCGCACGACCTGAAGGGCCTGCCCTGTATCCGCTACCGCTTCACGTCAGGTGCCCTCTATCACTGGGAGTTCGAGCGCGGCGGCATCGAGCTCGCCATCGACGTGACCGGCCCGCTCACGATGAACGACCAGGACCTGATGGTCGATGCCGCGCTCGATGGCATCGGCCTCGCCTACGTCTTCGAGCAGCAGGTCGAAGGGCTGCTGGCCAAGCGCAAGCTGGTGCGCGTGCTCGCCGACTGGTGCCCGGCCTATCCCGGCTTCTTCCTGTACTACCCCAGCCGCCGCCAATTGCCGGCCGCGTTGCGGGCGTTCGTGGATTTTGCGCAGGCGCCTGCCAAGTAG
- a CDS encoding CinA family protein, protein MKELVGIAEQVAAKLIARKQTIAIAESSAGGLIAASLLAVPGASAYFLGGAVVYTRDARRVLMDISDEGMKGFRSSSEPYATLLAERMRSRFNSDWGLSETGAAGPTGNRYGDAAGHSCMAVAGPTAEVMTLETGGNDRFANMQVFAATALRLLLRKLEE, encoded by the coding sequence ATGAAAGAGCTCGTCGGCATTGCGGAACAGGTCGCGGCCAAACTGATCGCGCGCAAACAGACCATTGCTATCGCCGAATCCTCCGCCGGCGGCCTGATCGCGGCCAGCCTGCTCGCGGTGCCCGGCGCCTCCGCCTATTTCCTCGGTGGCGCCGTGGTCTATACCCGCGATGCCAGGCGCGTGCTGATGGATATTTCGGACGAAGGAATGAAGGGCTTTCGTTCCTCATCGGAGCCTTACGCAACACTGCTCGCCGAACGGATGCGCAGCCGCTTTAACTCCGACTGGGGCCTCTCCGAGACCGGCGCAGCCGGCCCCACCGGCAACCGCTACGGTGACGCCGCCGGCCACAGCTGCATGGCGGTCGCAGGGCCCACGGCCGAGGTGATGACGCTGGAGACAGGTGGCAACGACCGGTTCGCCAACATGCAGGTGTTCGCGGCGACGGCGCTGAGGTTGTTGTTGAGGAAGCTGGAGGAGTGA
- a CDS encoding MFS transporter, which translates to MAGPATNPPAIKSRIGAILRATSGNFLEQFDFFLFGFYAAAIGKAFFPSTNETASLLNTFGVFWLGALMRPVGAIVLGAYIDRIGRRQGLIVTLGIMAIGTVVIAFCPSYATIGIAAPVIVLIGRLLQGFSAGVELGGVSVYLAEISTPGNRGFYTSFQSSSQQVAIFVASILGYILSELMPADTVASWGWRIPFFVGCLIIPLIFFLRRTLEETPAFLAMKKHPTASEVFASALANWRIVILGMMIAILTTTTFYFVTVYTPTFGKTVLKLSTQDALLVTLLVAVTNFIWNPVGGALSDRIGRKPVLLAIASLSLLTAYPALSWLVAAPTFGKLLAVEMMFSFYFGMYSGTMLGALVEIVPAHVRTTCFSLAFALAAALFGTFTPFASTWLIEQTGNKAAPGAWLMFAAVLGIIAALIVYRGGGKTVPTYDPVVEPVAGH; encoded by the coding sequence ATGGCTGGACCAGCAACCAACCCGCCCGCAATCAAGTCGCGCATCGGCGCGATCCTGCGCGCCACTAGCGGCAATTTCCTCGAGCAGTTCGACTTCTTCCTGTTCGGCTTCTATGCCGCCGCGATCGGCAAGGCGTTCTTCCCCTCGACCAACGAGACCGCCTCGCTGCTCAACACATTTGGCGTGTTCTGGCTCGGCGCGTTGATGCGGCCCGTCGGGGCGATCGTGCTTGGCGCCTACATCGACCGCATCGGCCGCCGTCAGGGCCTGATCGTCACGCTCGGCATCATGGCCATCGGCACCGTCGTGATTGCGTTCTGCCCGAGCTATGCGACCATCGGCATCGCAGCACCTGTCATCGTGCTGATCGGTCGCCTATTGCAGGGCTTTTCCGCCGGCGTCGAGCTCGGCGGCGTGTCGGTGTATCTCGCGGAGATCTCGACCCCAGGCAATCGCGGCTTCTACACTTCGTTCCAGTCGTCGAGCCAGCAGGTCGCGATCTTCGTCGCCTCGATCCTCGGCTACATCCTCTCCGAGCTGATGCCGGCCGATACCGTCGCGTCCTGGGGCTGGCGCATTCCCTTCTTCGTCGGCTGCCTGATCATTCCCTTGATCTTCTTCCTGCGGCGGACGCTGGAAGAGACGCCGGCGTTCCTCGCGATGAAGAAGCACCCGACCGCGAGCGAGGTGTTCGCCTCCGCGCTCGCCAATTGGCGCATCGTCATCCTCGGCATGATGATCGCGATCCTGACCACGACGACGTTCTATTTCGTCACCGTCTACACGCCGACCTTCGGCAAGACCGTGCTGAAGCTGTCGACGCAGGATGCGCTGCTGGTGACGCTGCTCGTCGCCGTCACCAACTTCATCTGGAATCCGGTCGGCGGCGCATTGTCCGACCGCATCGGCCGCAAGCCAGTGCTGCTCGCCATCGCGAGCCTCTCGCTCCTCACCGCCTATCCGGCGCTGAGCTGGCTGGTGGCCGCGCCGACCTTCGGCAAGTTGCTCGCGGTCGAGATGATGTTCTCGTTCTATTTCGGCATGTACAGCGGCACCATGCTCGGCGCGCTGGTCGAGATCGTGCCGGCGCATGTGCGCACCACCTGCTTCTCGCTGGCCTTCGCGCTCGCCGCCGCGCTGTTTGGCACCTTCACGCCGTTCGCCTCGACCTGGCTGATCGAGCAGACCGGCAACAAGGCCGCGCCGGGCGCCTGGCTGATGTTCGCGGCTGTGCTCGGCATCATCGCCGCGCTGATCGTCTATCGCGGCGGCGGCAAGACGGTGCCTACATATGATCCGGTGGTGGAGCCGGTTGCGGGGCATTGA
- a CDS encoding tetratricopeptide repeat protein, producing the protein MLTTMIRLVALGTFAAAVLNAPALAAGGGGGGGGGGGTDPYAGAYSAQKPQPTYPKRPGSRATQKGKKPNNQSSIGDPAFAAGYRVAYDTIYERNDYAAAIAQLKSLGHDDHPNVANLIGYSYRKLGDYEQSQVWYQRALKADPNHVLTWQYYGLWQLEQGNREQAMYHLSRIAAICGTACEEYKSLAAALEKPTGTALVY; encoded by the coding sequence ATGCTCACGACGATGATCAGGCTCGTCGCGCTGGGTACGTTTGCGGCAGCCGTGTTGAACGCGCCGGCGCTGGCCGCCGGCGGGGGCGGGGGTGGTGGAGGCGGCGGTGGCACCGATCCCTATGCCGGCGCCTATTCAGCTCAGAAACCGCAACCGACCTATCCGAAGCGCCCGGGCAGCAGGGCAACGCAGAAGGGCAAGAAGCCGAACAACCAGTCCAGCATCGGCGATCCCGCATTCGCGGCCGGCTATCGCGTCGCCTATGACACGATCTACGAGCGCAACGACTATGCGGCCGCGATCGCGCAATTGAAGTCGCTCGGCCATGACGACCATCCGAACGTCGCCAACCTCATCGGCTACTCCTATCGCAAGCTCGGCGATTACGAGCAGTCGCAGGTCTGGTACCAGCGCGCGCTCAAGGCTGATCCGAACCACGTGCTGACCTGGCAGTACTATGGACTCTGGCAGCTCGAGCAGGGCAATCGCGAGCAGGCGATGTATCATCTGAGCCGGATTGCCGCCATTTGCGGGACGGCTTGCGAGGAGTACAAATCCCTGGCTGCGGCACTGGAGAAGCCGACCGGCACGGCACTCGTCTACTGA
- a CDS encoding DUF1488 family protein has product MPLMRDKIIGHDLERLAFRFTMMRDDEVVQCQISDAAMDELAGMQGTESSARQAQFLSLRETIERIASDIYDEAPRVQGYVVRIFMRHLGR; this is encoded by the coding sequence ATGCCACTGATGCGCGACAAAATCATCGGCCATGATCTCGAACGGCTGGCCTTTCGCTTCACGATGATGCGTGATGACGAGGTCGTGCAGTGCCAGATCTCTGATGCCGCGATGGACGAGCTCGCGGGCATGCAAGGTACCGAAAGCAGCGCGCGCCAGGCGCAGTTCCTGTCGCTGCGCGAGACCATCGAGCGCATCGCCTCGGACATTTACGACGAGGCGCCGCGGGTGCAGGGCTATGTGGTGCGGATTTTCATGCGGCATTTGGGGAGGTGA
- a CDS encoding SDR family NAD(P)-dependent oxidoreductase — MEHPKYKIALIVGAGEGLSASLARLLSAQGIRVALAARKVEKLGALCTETGAKAYACNATEPDEVERLFGLVEREIGTPDLVVYNASGRSRGPFVDLVPAEVANAIAVSAYGGFLVAQQAAKRMLPNKHGAILFTGASASVKGYAQSAPFAMGKFALRGLAQSMARELSPQGIHIAHFVIDGGIRSAAHAEPADKPDSLLDPDAIAESYWSVLQQPRSAWSWEIELRPWVEKF; from the coding sequence ATGGAACATCCGAAATACAAGATCGCCCTCATCGTCGGTGCCGGCGAAGGCTTGAGCGCCTCGCTGGCGCGCCTGCTCTCCGCGCAAGGCATTCGCGTCGCGCTGGCCGCGCGCAAGGTCGAGAAGCTCGGCGCGCTCTGCACCGAGACCGGCGCGAAGGCCTATGCCTGCAACGCGACCGAGCCCGACGAGGTCGAGCGCCTGTTTGGCCTCGTCGAACGCGAGATCGGCACGCCCGACCTCGTCGTCTACAATGCCTCTGGCCGCTCGCGCGGTCCGTTCGTCGACCTCGTGCCGGCCGAGGTCGCGAACGCGATCGCGGTCAGCGCCTATGGCGGCTTCCTGGTGGCGCAGCAGGCGGCAAAACGCATGCTGCCGAACAAGCACGGCGCGATCCTGTTCACGGGCGCGTCCGCCAGCGTCAAGGGTTATGCGCAGTCGGCGCCGTTCGCGATGGGCAAGTTCGCGCTGCGCGGCCTCGCGCAGAGCATGGCGCGCGAATTGTCGCCGCAGGGCATCCACATCGCGCATTTCGTCATCGACGGCGGCATCAGGAGTGCAGCGCACGCCGAGCCGGCCGACAAGCCGGATTCGCTGCTCGATCCCGATGCGATCGCGGAGAGCTATTGGAGCGTGCTGCAGCAACCGCGCAGCGCCTGGAGCTGGGAGATCGAGCTGCGGCCCTGGGTGGAGAAGTTTTGA
- a CDS encoding oxidoreductase, with product MRVWFITGASRGFGALIAEAALKAGDAVVATARDPSTVTARLGSHERLLATRLDVTSEAEAHEAAGQAVKKFGRIDILVNNAGYGLLGAIEEASDAETQKLFGTNVFGLLGVTRAVLPHMRRQRSGHVINISSVGGYAGYPGWGVYGATKFAVEGISEALAGEVAPLGIKVTVVEPGFFRTDFLHDSSLSRTVQVIDDYHESVGRTRAHAADVNGGQRGDPRKLAQAFLKLVDAKNPPLRLPLGSDTVERIEAKNTFVARELAGWRSVATSTDFTE from the coding sequence ATGCGCGTCTGGTTCATCACAGGAGCATCCCGCGGATTTGGCGCGTTGATCGCAGAAGCAGCCTTGAAGGCCGGCGATGCCGTGGTCGCGACCGCCCGCGATCCGTCGACCGTCACCGCCCGGCTCGGCAGCCACGAGCGGCTGCTCGCGACCCGGCTCGACGTCACCAGCGAGGCCGAGGCGCATGAGGCCGCCGGCCAGGCCGTGAAGAAGTTCGGCCGCATCGACATCCTCGTCAACAATGCCGGCTACGGCCTGCTCGGCGCGATCGAGGAAGCCAGCGACGCGGAAACGCAAAAGCTGTTCGGCACGAACGTGTTCGGCCTGCTCGGCGTCACCCGCGCGGTGCTGCCGCATATGCGCCGCCAGCGCTCGGGCCACGTCATCAACATCTCGTCGGTCGGCGGCTACGCCGGCTATCCCGGCTGGGGCGTCTATGGCGCGACCAAGTTCGCGGTCGAAGGCATCAGCGAAGCGCTGGCGGGCGAAGTCGCACCGCTCGGCATCAAGGTCACCGTGGTCGAGCCGGGCTTCTTCCGCACCGACTTCCTCCACGACAGCTCGCTGTCGCGCACCGTGCAGGTGATCGACGATTATCACGAGAGCGTCGGCAGGACCCGCGCGCATGCGGCCGACGTCAATGGCGGCCAGCGCGGCGACCCGCGCAAGCTGGCGCAGGCCTTCCTGAAGCTGGTCGATGCGAAGAACCCGCCGCTGCGGCTGCCGCTCGGCAGCGACACCGTGGAGCGGATCGAGGCCAAGAACACTTTCGTGGCGCGGGAGCTGGCGGGATGGCGCTCGGTCGCGACCTCGACCGATTTCACCGAATGA
- a CDS encoding GNAT family N-acetyltransferase, with product MSTLRLEDLKQYSDTLRTRNGEVVNVRFVEPRDTEELQHYFRSLTTGSRYNRFFGAISELPKGLLSEFLDVGARERFTVVATKMVDGFETIVAEARYAFHAETSTLEFGLSVDDHWQGHGIATALMNNLGCRAAALGAEHMFGDTLRSNESMISLARKAGFAFVNHPDDWKLVRFDKEINVAPKDIPCASWRLAALSRQADSPSASA from the coding sequence ATGAGCACCCTTCGCCTGGAAGACCTGAAGCAATATTCGGACACGCTGCGCACGCGCAACGGCGAGGTGGTCAACGTTCGCTTCGTCGAGCCGCGCGACACCGAGGAGCTTCAGCACTATTTCCGCTCGCTCACGACTGGCTCCCGCTACAACCGCTTCTTCGGCGCGATCAGCGAATTGCCGAAGGGCCTGCTGAGCGAATTCCTCGACGTTGGAGCGCGCGAACGATTCACCGTGGTCGCGACCAAGATGGTCGACGGTTTCGAGACCATTGTCGCCGAGGCCCGCTACGCCTTCCATGCCGAGACCTCGACGCTCGAGTTCGGGCTGTCGGTCGATGACCACTGGCAGGGCCACGGCATCGCCACGGCGCTGATGAACAATCTCGGATGCCGCGCCGCTGCGCTCGGCGCCGAGCACATGTTCGGCGACACGCTGCGCTCCAACGAGAGCATGATCTCGCTCGCGCGCAAAGCCGGCTTCGCCTTCGTCAACCATCCCGACGACTGGAAGCTGGTACGCTTCGACAAGGAGATCAACGTTGCGCCAAAGGACATTCCCTGTGCGAGCTGGCGCCTCGCAGCTCTTTCCCGTCAGGCCGATAGCCCCTCAGCCTCGGCCTGA
- a CDS encoding transcriptional regulator GcvA, which yields MTARLPSLNGLRAFEAAARHLSFTLAASELNVTQTAISHQIRRLEEELGIRLFIRQNRALALTPEARDYLPGVRAAFNDLRLATDRLLRKDDDKVLTVSTLASLAAKWLLPRLTDFQEQHPGIDVRITTSTSLVDFQRDNVDAAIRYGRGQWPGLRADWLMADELFPVCSPSLLRGDRALHVVEDLKDHVLLHTTNNTDDWRLWLTAAGLPTNISQQPGLTFDMTFMTVQAAIDGMGVAMGRTSYVQDDIAKGRLVVPFRIALPADAGFYLVSPQGRREAPKLAAFRQWLVAATQNKA from the coding sequence ATGACTGCCAGATTGCCCTCGCTGAACGGATTGCGGGCCTTCGAGGCCGCCGCGCGCCATCTCAGCTTCACGCTGGCGGCGTCGGAGCTGAACGTGACCCAGACCGCGATCAGCCATCAGATCCGCAGGCTCGAGGAGGAGCTCGGCATCCGCCTGTTCATCCGGCAGAACCGCGCGCTGGCGCTGACGCCGGAGGCCCGCGATTACCTCCCGGGCGTCCGCGCCGCCTTCAACGACCTGCGCCTCGCCACCGACCGCCTGCTGCGCAAGGACGACGACAAGGTGCTGACGGTCTCGACGCTGGCCTCGCTCGCCGCCAAATGGTTGCTGCCGCGGCTGACCGATTTCCAGGAGCAGCACCCTGGCATCGACGTCCGGATCACGACATCGACGAGCCTCGTCGACTTCCAGCGCGACAATGTCGATGCCGCGATCCGCTATGGCCGCGGCCAATGGCCGGGCCTGCGCGCGGACTGGCTGATGGCGGACGAGCTGTTTCCGGTGTGCAGCCCATCACTGCTGCGCGGCGACCGGGCGCTGCACGTGGTTGAGGATCTCAAGGACCATGTGCTGCTCCACACCACCAACAACACCGACGACTGGCGGCTATGGCTGACGGCGGCAGGCCTGCCGACCAACATTTCGCAGCAGCCCGGCCTCACCTTCGACATGACCTTCATGACCGTGCAGGCGGCGATCGACGGCATGGGCGTGGCGATGGGGCGAACCAGCTACGTCCAGGATGACATTGCCAAGGGTCGGCTCGTGGTGCCGTTCAGGATTGCGCTGCCGGCCGATGCCGGCTTCTACCTGGTCTCGCCGCAGGGCCGGCGCGAGGCACCGAAGCTCGCCGCCTTTCGCCAATGGCTGGTCGCTGCAACGCAAAATAAGGCCTGA